In a single window of the Pseudomonas oryzihabitans genome:
- a CDS encoding NAD(P)/FAD-dependent oxidoreductase yields the protein MQPHAPSYYAATANQTLSFPPLEGEIQADVCVVGGGFSGLNTALELAERGARVVLLEARRIGWGASGRNGGQLIRGVGHDVEQFESVIGAEGVRELKRLGFEAVDLVRQRIARHDIQCDLTWGFADLANKPRHWQHLQEEQAALQALGYPHPLRLVPKSQLAEVVGSQRYEGALVDEGSGHLHPLNLALGEAAAAQALGVQLFEDSQVTRLEYGSKVRVHTARGRVSADTLVLCCNAYINELQPDLAAQVLPAGSYVIATEPLSAERAARLLPGNRAVCDQNVAVDYFRLSADRRLLFGGACHYSGRDPKDIAGYMRPKMLEVFPELADVRVDYAWGGMIGIGANRLPQIGRLREHPNVFHAQAYAGHGVNATHLAGHLLAEAILAQSAGFDLFAQVPHARFPGGRHLRSPLLALGMLWYRLKDSL from the coding sequence ATGCAGCCCCACGCGCCCTCCTACTACGCCGCCACCGCCAACCAGACACTGAGTTTTCCGCCCCTGGAGGGTGAGATCCAGGCCGATGTCTGCGTGGTGGGCGGTGGCTTCTCCGGGCTCAACACCGCCCTGGAACTGGCCGAGCGCGGCGCGCGGGTGGTGCTGCTGGAGGCCCGGCGTATCGGCTGGGGTGCCAGCGGACGCAATGGCGGTCAGCTGATCCGCGGCGTCGGCCACGACGTCGAGCAGTTCGAATCGGTCATAGGCGCCGAGGGGGTACGCGAACTCAAGCGCCTGGGCTTCGAGGCGGTGGATCTGGTCCGCCAGCGTATCGCCCGCCACGACATCCAGTGCGATCTCACCTGGGGCTTCGCCGACCTGGCCAACAAGCCGCGTCACTGGCAGCACCTGCAGGAGGAACAGGCCGCGCTCCAGGCCCTGGGCTATCCCCATCCACTGCGCCTGGTGCCCAAGTCCCAGCTGGCCGAGGTGGTCGGCTCCCAGCGCTACGAAGGCGCCCTGGTGGACGAAGGTTCCGGCCACCTGCATCCGCTCAACCTGGCCCTGGGCGAGGCTGCCGCGGCCCAGGCCCTGGGCGTGCAGCTCTTCGAGGACAGCCAGGTCACCCGCCTGGAATACGGCTCCAAGGTGCGGGTGCATACCGCCCGCGGCCGAGTTTCCGCCGACACCCTGGTGCTCTGCTGCAACGCCTACATCAATGAGCTGCAGCCTGACCTTGCCGCCCAGGTCCTGCCGGCCGGCAGCTACGTGATCGCCACCGAACCGCTCTCGGCCGAACGCGCCGCGCGCCTGCTGCCAGGCAACCGGGCGGTCTGTGACCAGAACGTGGCGGTGGATTACTTCCGTCTCTCCGCCGACCGCCGCCTGCTGTTCGGCGGTGCCTGCCACTATTCCGGACGCGATCCCAAGGACATCGCCGGCTACATGAGGCCGAAGATGCTGGAGGTCTTCCCCGAACTCGCGGACGTCCGGGTGGACTACGCCTGGGGCGGCATGATCGGCATCGGCGCCAATCGCCTGCCGCAGATCGGTCGGCTGCGCGAGCATCCCAACGTCTTCCACGCCCAGGCCTATGCCGGCCATGGGGTCAATGCCACCCACCTGGCCGGCCATCTGCTGGCCGAGGCGATCCTGGCTCAATCGGCCGGTTTCGACCTCTTCGCTCAGGTGCCCCATGCGCGCTTCCCCGGCGGTCGCCACCTGCGCTCGCCGCTGCTGGCCCTGGGCATGCTCTGGTATCGCCTCAAGGACAGCCTGTGA
- a CDS encoding class I SAM-dependent methyltransferase → MDPRQRQLITAANRQAWEVSASLHAQGEDWQRLLEQARQPGFSVLDACLTATLVDLDIRGLSCAQVGCNNARELLSLAAFGARPALGIDQAPAFLAQGEQLAAAAGLAPRLVAADIYALPEDLGQHDLVLITIGVLNWMPDLPAFFAAVTGLLAPGGRLVIYETHPFLEMFEPHADQPLLPHYSYFRREPLVSEALIAYDGESHGQGAASYWHIHTLGAIVTACLDAGLILQRLEEHPHSNREVDYDRYQGQAAQLPMSFTLVAQRPTA, encoded by the coding sequence ATGGATCCACGTCAGCGTCAGCTCATCACCGCCGCCAATCGCCAGGCCTGGGAGGTGTCGGCCTCGCTCCACGCCCAGGGTGAGGACTGGCAGCGCCTGCTGGAACAGGCCCGGCAACCCGGTTTCTCGGTCCTCGATGCCTGCCTGACCGCCACTCTCGTCGATCTCGACATCCGTGGCCTGAGCTGCGCCCAGGTCGGCTGCAACAACGCCCGCGAACTGCTCTCCCTGGCCGCCTTCGGCGCACGACCCGCGCTGGGCATCGACCAGGCACCCGCCTTCCTCGCCCAAGGCGAGCAACTGGCCGCGGCGGCAGGCCTGGCGCCCCGATTGGTAGCAGCCGACATCTATGCGCTGCCCGAGGATCTCGGCCAGCATGACCTGGTGCTGATCACCATCGGCGTGCTGAACTGGATGCCGGACCTGCCCGCCTTCTTCGCCGCCGTGACCGGTCTGCTGGCCCCGGGTGGGCGCCTGGTGATCTACGAGACCCATCCGTTCCTGGAGATGTTCGAGCCCCACGCGGACCAGCCGCTGCTGCCCCACTACAGCTACTTCCGCCGTGAGCCCCTGGTCAGCGAGGCGCTCATCGCCTATGACGGCGAATCCCATGGGCAGGGCGCAGCGAGTTACTGGCATATCCACACCCTGGGCGCCATCGTGACCGCCTGCCTGGACGCAGGCCTGATCCTGCAACGGCTGGAGGAGCATCCACACTCCAATCGCGAGGTCGACTACGACCGCTATCAGGGCCAGGCCGCCCAGTTGCCGATGAGCTTTACCCTGGTGGCACAACGGCCGACGGCTTAG
- a CDS encoding Lrp/AsnC ligand binding domain-containing protein yields MRTHHQARRELDKIDRNILRILQDDGRISFTELGERVGLSTTPCTERVRRLEREGIIQGYNARLNPQHLKAGLLVFVELSLDYKSGDTFEEFRRAVLKLPQVLECHLVSGEFDYLVKARISEMASYRKLLGDILLKLPHVRESKSYIVMEEIKETLSLPVPD; encoded by the coding sequence ATGCGTACTCATCACCAGGCCAGACGCGAGCTGGACAAGATCGACCGCAACATCCTGCGCATCCTCCAGGACGATGGCCGCATCTCCTTCACCGAGCTGGGCGAGCGCGTGGGGCTGTCCACCACGCCCTGCACCGAACGCGTCCGCCGCCTGGAGCGCGAAGGCATCATCCAGGGCTACAACGCCCGCCTGAATCCGCAGCATCTCAAGGCCGGCCTGCTGGTGTTCGTCGAACTGAGCCTGGACTACAAGTCCGGTGACACCTTCGAGGAATTCCGCCGCGCCGTGCTCAAGCTGCCCCAGGTGCTGGAATGCCACCTGGTCTCCGGCGAATTCGACTACCTGGTCAAGGCACGCATCTCGGAGATGGCCTCCTATCGCAAGCTGCTGGGTGACATCCTGCTCAAGCTGCCCCATGTGCGCGAATCCAAGAGCTACATTGTCATGGAAGAGATCAAGGAGACCCTGAGCCTGCCGGTGCCGGACTAG
- the dadA gene encoding D-amino acid dehydrogenase, whose translation MRVLVLGSGVIGTTSAYYLARQGFEVVVVDRQAGPALETSHANAGQVSPGYASPWAAPGVPLKALKWLFQKHAPLAIRLTGDSNQYLWMAQMLRNCTAARYAVNKERMVRLSEYSRDCLDELREDTGIAYEGRQLGTTQIFRTQQQVDAAAKDIAVLERSGVPFELLDRDGVARVEPALAAVKHKLAGGLRLPNDQTGDCFLFTNRLAAEARRLGVEFRFGAEIQQLSANGDHLDGVRVDGELLTADYYVLALGSYSPQLLAPLGIRAPVYPLKGYSLTVPIVDASMAPTSTILDETYKVAITRFDDRIRVGGMAEICGFDLNLDRRRRATLEMITGDLYPRGGDLAQASFWTGLRPATPDGTPIVGATRYRNLFLNTGHGTLGWTMACGSGRLLADLIARKQPQISAEGLDISRYSATQESPRNARTASAH comes from the coding sequence ATGCGTGTACTGGTTTTGGGTAGCGGCGTCATTGGTACGACCAGCGCCTACTATCTGGCCCGCCAGGGTTTCGAGGTGGTCGTGGTCGATCGCCAGGCCGGTCCCGCCCTGGAGACCAGCCATGCCAATGCCGGTCAGGTGTCCCCTGGCTATGCCTCGCCCTGGGCCGCGCCCGGCGTGCCGCTCAAGGCATTGAAGTGGCTGTTCCAGAAGCATGCGCCCCTGGCCATCCGCCTGACAGGTGACAGCAACCAATACCTGTGGATGGCGCAGATGCTGCGCAACTGCACGGCTGCGCGCTATGCGGTGAACAAGGAGCGCATGGTGCGGCTGTCCGAATACAGCCGCGATTGCCTCGACGAGTTGCGTGAGGACACTGGCATCGCCTACGAAGGCCGCCAGCTGGGCACCACCCAGATCTTCCGCACCCAGCAGCAGGTGGATGCCGCGGCCAAGGACATCGCCGTGCTGGAGCGTTCCGGCGTGCCCTTCGAACTGCTCGACCGTGATGGCGTGGCCCGGGTCGAACCGGCGCTGGCGGCGGTCAAGCACAAGCTGGCTGGTGGCCTGCGCCTGCCCAACGACCAGACCGGCGACTGCTTCCTGTTCACCAATCGCCTGGCCGCGGAGGCCCGCCGCCTGGGTGTGGAATTCCGCTTCGGCGCGGAGATCCAGCAGCTCAGCGCCAACGGCGATCACCTCGACGGCGTCCGCGTCGACGGCGAACTGCTCACCGCCGATTACTACGTCCTGGCCCTGGGCAGCTATTCGCCGCAACTGCTGGCGCCCCTCGGGATTCGCGCCCCGGTCTATCCGCTCAAGGGCTATTCGCTGACGGTGCCCATCGTCGATGCCAGCATGGCGCCGACCTCGACCATCCTCGACGAAACCTACAAGGTCGCCATCACCCGCTTCGACGACCGTATCCGTGTCGGTGGTATGGCCGAGATCTGCGGCTTCGACCTGAACCTGGATCGGCGTCGCCGCGCGACCCTGGAAATGATCACCGGGGACCTCTATCCTCGCGGCGGCGACCTCGCCCAGGCCAGTTTCTGGACCGGTCTGCGACCCGCCACCCCGGACGGGACCCCCATCGTCGGCGCCACCCGCTATCGCAACCTGTTCCTCAACACCGGACACGGGACGCTGGGCTGGACCATGGCCTGTGGCTCCGGCCGGCTGCTGGCCGACCTGATCGCCCGCAAGCAGCCACAGATCAGTGCCGAGGGTCTCGATATCTCCCGCTATTCCGCCACCCAGGAGTCTCCGCGCAATGCCCGTACAGCGTCTGCACACTGA
- a CDS encoding RidA family protein, which translates to MPVQRLHTDRRLSEINIHNGTVYLAGQLADDFSGDIYQQTRETLANVDKFLAEAGSDKEHILVVTIFLRDIALHFEGMNRAWDEWAAQGATPGRTTVEAKLAKPDILVEMNVIAAVKA; encoded by the coding sequence ATGCCCGTACAGCGTCTGCACACTGATCGCCGCCTGAGCGAAATCAACATCCATAACGGCACCGTTTACCTGGCCGGCCAGCTAGCCGACGATTTTTCCGGCGATATCTACCAGCAGACCCGCGAAACCCTGGCCAACGTCGACAAGTTTCTCGCCGAGGCCGGCAGCGACAAGGAACACATCCTGGTGGTGACCATCTTCCTGCGCGACATCGCCCTGCACTTCGAGGGCATGAACCGCGCCTGGGACGAGTGGGCCGCCCAGGGCGCCACTCCGGGTCGCACCACCGTCGAAGCCAAGCTGGCCAAGCCGGACATCCTGGTGGAGATGAACGTCATCGCCGCCGTCAAGGCGTAA
- the alr gene encoding alanine racemase: MRPARAVIDLAALRQNYRLARELSDARALAVIKADAYGHGAVAVAKTLASEADGFAVACIEEALELRAAGIRAPILLLEGFFGVDELPLIVEHDLWTVIHADWQLEALERATLARPVQVWLKLDSGMHRVGFFPEDYAAAYHRLLASGKVSGIVKLTHFARADEPDSPATTAQIATFRAATEGLPGPTSLRNSPATLGWPQAAGDWVRPGLMLYGISPFAASQPAAERLQPVMTLTSRVIAVRELPAGEPVGYGARFVTSGSTRVGVVALGYADGYPRHASNGTPVAIEGRPGQLIGRVSMDMLTVDLTDHPQAGVGSEVEFWGRQVSVADLAARCDTIPYQLLCNLKRVPRSYRD, encoded by the coding sequence ATGCGTCCCGCTCGCGCCGTCATCGACCTCGCCGCCCTGCGCCAGAACTACCGTCTGGCGCGTGAACTCTCCGATGCCCGCGCCCTGGCGGTGATAAAGGCCGATGCCTATGGGCACGGCGCGGTGGCAGTGGCCAAGACCCTGGCCAGCGAGGCCGACGGTTTTGCCGTGGCTTGCATCGAGGAGGCACTTGAGCTGCGCGCCGCGGGGATCCGCGCGCCCATCCTGCTGCTGGAAGGCTTCTTCGGGGTCGACGAATTGCCGCTGATCGTCGAGCACGATCTCTGGACGGTGATTCATGCCGACTGGCAACTGGAGGCTCTGGAGCGGGCCACCCTGGCGCGTCCGGTGCAGGTCTGGCTGAAGCTGGATTCGGGCATGCACCGGGTCGGCTTCTTCCCTGAGGATTACGCTGCCGCGTATCACCGGCTGCTGGCCAGCGGCAAGGTCAGCGGCATCGTCAAGCTCACCCACTTCGCCCGCGCCGACGAACCGGACAGCCCTGCCACCACCGCGCAGATCGCCACCTTCCGCGCTGCCACCGAGGGGCTGCCCGGCCCGACCAGCCTGCGCAATTCCCCGGCGACCCTGGGCTGGCCCCAGGCGGCCGGCGACTGGGTGCGCCCGGGGCTGATGCTCTATGGCATCTCGCCCTTCGCTGCGTCCCAGCCCGCCGCCGAGCGGTTGCAACCGGTGATGACCCTGACCTCCCGGGTGATCGCCGTGCGCGAACTGCCGGCCGGCGAGCCGGTGGGTTATGGCGCGCGCTTCGTCACCTCCGGGTCGACCCGGGTCGGCGTGGTCGCCCTGGGCTATGCCGACGGCTATCCGCGCCATGCGTCCAATGGCACCCCGGTGGCCATCGAAGGCCGTCCTGGGCAACTGATCGGCCGCGTCTCCATGGACATGCTCACCGTCGACCTGACCGACCACCCCCAGGCAGGCGTGGGCAGCGAGGTGGAATTCTGGGGCCGGCAGGTATCGGTGGCTGACCTGGCCGCACGCTGCGACACCATCCCCTACCAGTTGCTGTGCAACCTCAAGCGGGTGCCGCGCAGCTATCGCGACTGA
- a CDS encoding cupin domain-containing protein → MDVGARLQTIRTLKGLSQRELAKRAGVTNSTISMIEKNSVSPSISSLKKVLAGIPMSLVEFFSLDLEQDAPTQVVYRAGELIDISSGTHTVRMRLVGRAHPSRALAFLDETYPPGADTGEEMYAHEGEEAGLVVEGRLELTVGGEVHVLEPGDSYYFESSRPHRFRNPFETPARLISATTPANF, encoded by the coding sequence TTGGACGTCGGTGCCCGCCTGCAAACCATCCGTACCCTTAAGGGCCTGTCCCAGCGCGAGCTCGCCAAGCGTGCCGGGGTGACCAACAGCACCATCTCGATGATCGAGAAGAACAGTGTCAGTCCCTCCATCAGCTCGCTGAAAAAGGTGCTGGCCGGCATTCCCATGTCCCTGGTGGAGTTCTTCTCCCTGGACCTGGAACAGGACGCGCCAACCCAGGTGGTCTATCGCGCGGGCGAACTCATCGATATCTCCAGTGGCACCCACACCGTACGCATGCGCCTGGTCGGTCGTGCCCATCCCAGCCGGGCCCTGGCCTTTCTCGACGAGACCTATCCGCCGGGCGCCGACACCGGCGAAGAGATGTACGCCCATGAGGGCGAGGAGGCCGGCCTGGTGGTGGAAGGCCGGCTGGAGCTGACCGTGGGCGGCGAGGTGCACGTACTCGAACCGGGCGACAGCTACTATTTCGAAAGCAGCCGACCGCACCGTTTCCGCAATCCCTTCGAGACCCCCGCTCGACTGATCAGCGCGACCACGCCAGCGAATTTCTGA
- a CDS encoding DinB family protein produces the protein MTASLLLAQACNNRWSNHRLLTACAGLSTAALRAPQPAAFFGSLWALLGHLLDVDLFYLDALHHQPRPYRDHAWPDLATLSEAQAASDLRLITLCRDLDPARLAQTLTLPRASGPVREQAGRVLQHLFVHQLHHRGQAHALLLASGVAPPQLDEFFLAQDEPLRRAELALLGIDEEELWGIAL, from the coding sequence ATGACTGCCTCCCTGCTGCTGGCCCAGGCCTGCAACAATCGCTGGTCCAATCACCGACTGCTCACGGCCTGTGCCGGCTTGTCCACCGCTGCCTTGCGCGCGCCCCAGCCCGCGGCCTTTTTCGGCTCGCTCTGGGCCCTGCTTGGCCATCTACTCGACGTGGATCTTTTCTACCTGGACGCCCTGCATCATCAGCCGCGCCCCTATCGTGACCACGCCTGGCCGGACCTGGCGACGCTGAGCGAGGCCCAGGCCGCCAGCGACCTGCGCCTGATCACCCTGTGCCGCGATCTCGATCCGGCGCGCCTGGCGCAGACCCTTACCCTACCCCGCGCCAGCGGTCCTGTCCGCGAACAGGCCGGGCGGGTCCTGCAGCATCTCTTTGTGCACCAGCTGCATCATCGCGGTCAGGCCCATGCCCTGCTCCTGGCGAGCGGCGTGGCGCCCCCGCAACTGGACGAATTCTTTCTCGCTCAGGACGAACCGCTACGCCGGGCGGAGCTGGCTTTGCTGGGGATCGACGAAGAGGAGTTGTGGGGAATCGCCCTGTAG